A window of Motilibacter peucedani genomic DNA:
GGTCGCGGTGGCCGGCGCCGGCGCCGTAGGTCGCCTCCCCGAGCGCCACGAGGTTGGCGTCGTTGTCGGCCGTGACCGGGACGCCGAGCAGCCCGCCGAGGCGGGCGACGGGGTCGAGGTCCGCCCAGCCCGGCAGCAGGACCCCCGACCGGACCACCCCGGTGCGCGGGTCGAGCGGCCCCGGCACGCCGAGGACCACGCGCGAGAGGTCCTTCGCCCCCACCTCCACCTGCAGCTCCCGGACCGTACGCGCCGCGACCTCGAGCGCCGCAGTGCCGGACGAGCGGGTGTCGACCCGCACCACCCGCTCGGCCCGCACCCGCGGCTCCAGCGTGCCCAGCGCGACCCGGAGCGAGCCGACGGCGACCTCGACCACCGCGGTGAGGCCGGGGGGCGGTGCCAGGGCGAGGCGGCCGGCGGGGCGCCCGCGGGTGCCGGTGCGTGGACCGTCGACGCTGCGTACGAGCCCGTCGTCGCGCAGCTCGGCCACGACGGAGGTGACCGTCGCGCGCGAGAGGTGCGTCTCCCGGCACAGGTCTGCGTTGGTGCCCGACCCCAGGCGCGCGAGCGCCTCGAGCACGCGGCGGCGGTTGGCCGCGCGCAGGGGGTCGCGTCGGGCGGTGCCCTCGCGCAACGTCCGCCTCCCGCCTCGCTGCTGAAGAGTGGGCCGATGCTAGCGGCGGACGCGGCAGTCAGGCGGCTCTCCCAGCAGCCAGGCGCTCCCGCCACCAGGCGACGGTCTCGGCGAACCCCTGCTCGACCGGGGTGGCCGTCTCGCCGAACTCGGCTTCGTAGGCCGAGCTGTCGATGACGTAGGTGCGCTGCCACTGGTAGCGCATCTTCCACAGCTCGAGCGCAGGCTTCTGCACGACCCCGACGGCGCGCAGCACCGGCCACGGCAGGCTCGAGACCTCGGGGACCGGCACGCCGGCCGCCGCCGCGAGACCGGCGACGGCCTGCCGCCGGCTCATCGGGGGAGCGCTCGGCACGTGCCAGGCCCGGCCCCACGCGCGCTCCTCCCCGCCCAGGCGCACCAGGGCGCGGGCGACGTCACGCACGTAGGTGAAGCTGTGCACGGTGTCGGGGTCGCCGATCACCTGCGGCCTGCGGCCCCGGAGCAGCGCCGGCACGACGCGGTCGGCCAGGTGGCCGGTCGAGAGCACGCCGGGGCCGTAGAAGTCCGACGCCCGCGCCTCGGTCGCCCGGATGCGCCCGGCCTCGTGGAGCTCGCGCGCCTCGCGCCACATCCGGGCCCGGATCCGGCCCTTGACGTCGGTCGCCGCGTCGGGCAGCGCCTCGGTCATGGGCACGTCGACCGGGCCGTAGACGTACAGGTTGCCCATCGTGACCAGCACCGCGCCGGTGCGCTCTGCCGTCGTGAGCAGCGAGGCGCTGAGCGGCGGCCACTGAGCCGACCACTGGTCGTAGGGCGGGTTGGCGCAGTTGTAGAGCACCGCGGCGCCCTCGGTCGCCCGGGTGAGCGCAGCGGCGTCGGACGCGTCGGCCCGGACGCTCTGCGCGCCTGCGACGCGGGCGGTGCCCGAGCGGGTGACGACGCGGACGTCGTGGCCCTGCGCGAGCAGCAGCTCGGCGGTGCCCGAGCCGATCGCGCCCGAGCCGACGATGACGTGGAGTGCCATGGTGCTTCCTCTCGTGTGGAACGAGAGCGGTGCTCTCGACGCGGACCACTGTTCTCGGTTATGGATCGATTGTCAAGAGCGGTGCTCTCGGGATGGAGCGCCGCTTCCGGTAGGGTCGTCCGCATGGACGCACCGCGTACGGCCCGGGCTCGCGCACGCGCCGAGCTCACCACCGCGATCGCCGACGCGGCGCGTACGCAGCTGGCCGAGCAGGGCGCCTCCGCGCTGAGCCTGCGGGCCGTGGCGCGGGAGCTCGGCATGGCGTCGTCGGCGGTCTACCGCTACGTCGCCTCGCGCGACGAGCTGCTCACGATGCTCATCGTCGAGGCCTACGACGCCCTGGGAGCGGCGGCCGAGGACGGCGAGCGCACCGCCCGTGAGGCCGGCGGCGGCCCAGGGACGCGCTGGCTCGGCGCGGCCCGCGGCTTCCGGGCGTGGGCGCGCGCCCACCCGCACGAGTACGCGCTCGTCTACGGCTCGCCGGTGCCGGGCTACGCCGCGCCCGCCGCGACCGTCGCCCCGGCCGTGCGCACGGCGCGGGTCCTCATCGCGATCCTGCGCGACGCCGTCGACGCCGGGCAGCTCGAGGCGCCCCGGGCCCCGCTGGGCCGTAGCGTCGTGGCGGCCCCTGTGCTCGAGCTGTCCGGCGGCCTGCCGCCCACCCCGTTCGAGGACCTGCCGGAGCGCGCGCTGGTGCTGCTGTCCTCCCTCACCGGACTGGTGACCTACGAGTTGTTCGGGCACCTGGTGAACACCGTCTCCGACGTCGACACGTGGTTCGACGCGTCGGTCGCCTGGGTGGCCTCGGTGGCCGGCCTGGTGGTGGAGGTCGAGGCGTCCTGAGCGACCCCCGTGGAATGGGCGGCGGACGCGTACGGTTCGCTTCCGGCATGAGCAGCAGCAGCGGCGGTACGCGGCGCGACGGCACGGGCTGGGTCGCGCTGGCCGCGGCGCTGTGGGGGA
This region includes:
- a CDS encoding ROK family transcriptional regulator, which encodes MREGTARRDPLRAANRRRVLEALARLGSGTNADLCRETHLSRATVTSVVAELRDDGLVRSVDGPRTGTRGRPAGRLALAPPPGLTAVVEVAVGSLRVALGTLEPRVRAERVVRVDTRSSGTAALEVAARTVRELQVEVGAKDLSRVVLGVPGPLDPRTGVVRSGVLLPGWADLDPVARLGGLLGVPVTADNDANLVALGEATYGAGAGHRDLVVVDLCDGIGAGLVLDGRLHRGTSGIAGEIGHVQVVHEGGRPCRCGSTGCLETVASAPQVLAALSDELGSPADLELLASLAAEGSTAAQRILRTAGLAVGRVLAPVCATLDLGAVVTGGAVGGLGTALQEGVAEAVDRRGSARAVEVLRGRLGTRAGVLGGFALAAQEQGHVLRPRPLIA
- a CDS encoding NAD-dependent epimerase/dehydratase family protein; translated protein: MALHVIVGSGAIGSGTAELLLAQGHDVRVVTRSGTARVAGAQSVRADASDAAALTRATEGAAVLYNCANPPYDQWSAQWPPLSASLLTTAERTGAVLVTMGNLYVYGPVDVPMTEALPDAATDVKGRIRARMWREARELHEAGRIRATEARASDFYGPGVLSTGHLADRVVPALLRGRRPQVIGDPDTVHSFTYVRDVARALVRLGGEERAWGRAWHVPSAPPMSRRQAVAGLAAAAGVPVPEVSSLPWPVLRAVGVVQKPALELWKMRYQWQRTYVIDSSAYEAEFGETATPVEQGFAETVAWWRERLAAGRAA
- a CDS encoding TetR/AcrR family transcriptional regulator translates to MDAPRTARARARAELTTAIADAARTQLAEQGASALSLRAVARELGMASSAVYRYVASRDELLTMLIVEAYDALGAAAEDGERTAREAGGGPGTRWLGAARGFRAWARAHPHEYALVYGSPVPGYAAPAATVAPAVRTARVLIAILRDAVDAGQLEAPRAPLGRSVVAAPVLELSGGLPPTPFEDLPERALVLLSSLTGLVTYELFGHLVNTVSDVDTWFDASVAWVASVAGLVVEVEAS